A genome region from Pseudorca crassidens isolate mPseCra1 chromosome 20, mPseCra1.hap1, whole genome shotgun sequence includes the following:
- the ELMO3 gene encoding engulfment and cell motility protein 3 isoform X5, producing MVPPRNVVKIAVQMRDAIPQLIQLDQAKPLATVLKEVCDAWSLPHSERYALQFADGHRRYITENNRTEIKNGSILCLSTAPDLEAERLLRGLQSESCEGRREALQHLVLLAPDMTFTREVISRDGLQRLGSIIEDGDDLGEVLALALRAFLELMEHGVVSWETLSIPFVRKVVCYVNMNLMDASVQPLALGLLESVTLSSPALGQLVKSEVPLDRLLVHLQVMNQQLQTKAMALLTALLQGASAAERKHMLDYLWQRNLRQFIYKVGRTRPGRPFPAPLLVAHTHTRELAVLQHIIHSAAPLGDEMAHHLYVLQALTLGLLEPRMRTPLDPYSQEQREQLQALRQAAFEPEGESLGTGLSADRRRSLCAREFRKLGFSNSNPAQDLERVPPGLLALDNMLYFSRHAPSAYSRFVLENSSREDKHECPFARSSIQLTVLLCELLHVGEPCSETAQDFSPMFFGQDQSFHELFCVSIQLLNKTWKEMRATQEDFDKVTQVVREQLARTLALKPSSLELFRTKVNALTYGEVLRLRQTERLHQEGTLAPPILELREKLKPELMGLIRQQRLLRLCEGTLFRKISSRRRQDKLWFCCLSPNHKVLQYGDVEEGVGPPTPESLPEQLPVADIRALLTGKDCPHVREKGSGKQNKDVCELAFSVSYDHGEEEAYLNFVAPSKRENIIKKEPER from the exons ATGGTGCCCCCGCGGAATGTAGTGAAGATCGCCGTCCAGATGCGCGACGCCATCCCGCAGCTCATCCAGCTGGACCAG GCAAAACCCCTGGCCACTGTGCTGAAGGAGGTGTGTGACGC GTGGAGCTTGCCTCACTCTGAGCGCTATGCCCTACAGTTTGCTGATGGGCACAGGAGATACATCACTGAGAAC AACCGCACGGAGATCAAGAATGGCAGCATCCTGTGCCTCAGTACTGCCCCA GACCTTGAGGCTGAGCGGTTGTTGCGTGGGCTGCAGAGCGAGAGTTGTGAAGGGCGCCGGGAAGCCCTTCAGCACCTCGTTCTGCTGGCCCCAGACATGACCTTCACCCGGGAAGTCATCAGCCGTGATGGGCTTCAGAGACTAGGCTCCATCATTGAGGATGGGGACGA CCTAGGAGAGGTGCTGGCCCTCGCACTGAGGGCCTTCTTGGAGCTCATGGAGCATGGTGTGGTGTCCTGGGAGACGCTCAGCATCCCCTTTGTTAGGAAG GTGGTGTGCTATGTGAACATGAACCTCATGGATGCATCTGTGCAGCCCCTGGCCCTGGGGTTGCTGGagagtgtgaccttgagcagccctgccctgggccagCTGGTCAAGAGTGAGGTGCCACTGGATAGGCTGCTGGTGCACCTACAGGT GATGAACCAGCAGCTGCAAACCAAGGCCATGGCACTGCTGACAGCTTTGCTGCAGGGGGCCAGCGCTGCTGAACGTAAG CACATGCTTGACTACCTGTGGCAGAGAAACCTTCGCCAGTTCATCTACAAGGTAGGAAGGACCAGGCCAGGCAGACCCTTCCCCGCTCCTCTCCTCGTGGCCCACACTCACACCCGTGAACTGGCTGTTCTCCAGCACATCATCCATAGTGCAGCGCCCCTGGGTGACGAGATGGCTCACCACTTGTACGTACTGCAGGCCCTTACGCTGGGGCTGCTGGAGCCACGCATGCGGACGCCACTGGACCCCTACAGCCAG GAGCAGCGGGAGCAGCTGCAGGCCCTGCGTCAGGCTGCCTTTGAACCGGAGGGGGAGTCCCTGGGCACTGGGCTGAGTGCTGACCGTCGCCGTTCCCTCTGTGCCCGCGAGTTCCGCAAACTGGGCTTCTCT aacAGCAACCCTGCGCAGGACCTGGAGCGCGTGCCCCCTGGCCTGCTGGCCCTGGACAACATGCTCTACTTCTCCAGACACGCGCCCAGCGCCTACAGCCGG TTTGTGTTGGAGAACAGCAGCCGTGAGGACAAGCACGAGTGTCCCTTTGCCCGGAGCAGCATCCAGCTGACTGTGCTGCTGTGTGAACTGCTCCATGTCGGGGAGCCCT GCTCCGAAACTGCCCAGGACTTTTCACCCATGTTCTTTGGCCAAGACCAGAGCTTCCATGAGCTCTTCTGTGTGAGCATCCAGCTGCTGAATAAGACCTGGAAGGAGATGCGGGCCACTCAGGAAGACTTCGACAAG GTCACGCAAGTGGTGCGGGAGCAGCTGGCCCGCACGCTGGCCCTGAAGCCCAGCTCCCTGGAGCTCTTCCGAACCAAGGTGAATGCGCTCACCTACGGGGAGGTCCTGCGCCTGCGGCAGACAGAGCGGCTGCATCAGGAAGGCACACTGGCccctcccattct ggagcTGCGGGAGAAGCTGAAGCCAGAGCTCATGGGCCTGATCCGCCAGCAGCGTTTGCTCCGCCTCTGCGAGGGGACACTCTTCCGCAAGATCAGCAGCCGACGGCGCCAGG ACAAGCTGTGGTTCTGCTGCCTGTCCCCCAACCACAAGGTGCTGCAGTATGGGGATGTGGAGGAGGGCGTCGGCCCGCCCACCCCCGAGAGCCTGCCTGAGCAGC TCCCTGTGGCCGACATCAGGGCACTGCTGACAGGCAAGGACTGCCCCCACGTCCGGGAGAAGGGCTCGGGAAAGCAGAACAAG GACGTCTGTGAGTTGGCTTTCTCAGTCAGCTATGACCACGGGGAGGAGGAGGCATACCTCAACTTCGTTGCCCCATCCAAACGGGAG AACATCATCAAAAAGGAACCAGAAAGGTAG
- the ELMO3 gene encoding engulfment and cell motility protein 3 isoform X2 → MVPPRNVVKIAVQMRDAIPQLIQLDQAKPLATVLKEVCDAWSLPHSERYALQFADGHRRYITENNRTEIKNGSILCLSTAPDLEAERLLRGLQSESCEGRREALQHLVLLAPDMTFTREVISRDGLQRLGSIIEDGDDLGEVLALALRAFLELMEHGVVSWETLSIPFVRKVVCYVNMNLMDASVQPLALGLLESVTLSSPALGQLVKSEVPLDRLLVHLQVMNQQLQTKAMALLTALLQGASAAERKHMLDYLWQRNLRQFIYKVGRTRPGRPFPAPLLVAHTHTRELAVLQHIIHSAAPLGDEMAHHLYVLQALTLGLLEPRMRTPLDPYSQEQREQLQALRQAAFEPEGESLGTGLSADRRRSLCAREFRKLGFSNSNPAQDLERVPPGLLALDNMLYFSRHAPSAYSRFVLENSSREDKHECPFARSSIQLTVLLCELLHVGEPCSETAQDFSPMFFGQDQSFHELFCVSIQLLNKTWKEMRATQEDFDKVTQVVREQLARTLALKPSSLELFRTKVNALTYGEVLRLRQTERLHQEGTLAPPILELREKLKPELMGLIRQQRLLRLCEGTLFRKISSRRRQDKLWFCCLSPNHKVLQYGDVEEGVGPPTPESLPEQLPVADIRALLTGKDCPHVREKGSGKQNKDVCELAFSVSYDHGEEEAYLNFVAPSKREGSVLSPLSSAFLAPRTPTLTPLPRLQWSPITWLVRTSSKRNQKGRNDA, encoded by the exons ATGGTGCCCCCGCGGAATGTAGTGAAGATCGCCGTCCAGATGCGCGACGCCATCCCGCAGCTCATCCAGCTGGACCAG GCAAAACCCCTGGCCACTGTGCTGAAGGAGGTGTGTGACGC GTGGAGCTTGCCTCACTCTGAGCGCTATGCCCTACAGTTTGCTGATGGGCACAGGAGATACATCACTGAGAAC AACCGCACGGAGATCAAGAATGGCAGCATCCTGTGCCTCAGTACTGCCCCA GACCTTGAGGCTGAGCGGTTGTTGCGTGGGCTGCAGAGCGAGAGTTGTGAAGGGCGCCGGGAAGCCCTTCAGCACCTCGTTCTGCTGGCCCCAGACATGACCTTCACCCGGGAAGTCATCAGCCGTGATGGGCTTCAGAGACTAGGCTCCATCATTGAGGATGGGGACGA CCTAGGAGAGGTGCTGGCCCTCGCACTGAGGGCCTTCTTGGAGCTCATGGAGCATGGTGTGGTGTCCTGGGAGACGCTCAGCATCCCCTTTGTTAGGAAG GTGGTGTGCTATGTGAACATGAACCTCATGGATGCATCTGTGCAGCCCCTGGCCCTGGGGTTGCTGGagagtgtgaccttgagcagccctgccctgggccagCTGGTCAAGAGTGAGGTGCCACTGGATAGGCTGCTGGTGCACCTACAGGT GATGAACCAGCAGCTGCAAACCAAGGCCATGGCACTGCTGACAGCTTTGCTGCAGGGGGCCAGCGCTGCTGAACGTAAG CACATGCTTGACTACCTGTGGCAGAGAAACCTTCGCCAGTTCATCTACAAGGTAGGAAGGACCAGGCCAGGCAGACCCTTCCCCGCTCCTCTCCTCGTGGCCCACACTCACACCCGTGAACTGGCTGTTCTCCAGCACATCATCCATAGTGCAGCGCCCCTGGGTGACGAGATGGCTCACCACTTGTACGTACTGCAGGCCCTTACGCTGGGGCTGCTGGAGCCACGCATGCGGACGCCACTGGACCCCTACAGCCAG GAGCAGCGGGAGCAGCTGCAGGCCCTGCGTCAGGCTGCCTTTGAACCGGAGGGGGAGTCCCTGGGCACTGGGCTGAGTGCTGACCGTCGCCGTTCCCTCTGTGCCCGCGAGTTCCGCAAACTGGGCTTCTCT aacAGCAACCCTGCGCAGGACCTGGAGCGCGTGCCCCCTGGCCTGCTGGCCCTGGACAACATGCTCTACTTCTCCAGACACGCGCCCAGCGCCTACAGCCGG TTTGTGTTGGAGAACAGCAGCCGTGAGGACAAGCACGAGTGTCCCTTTGCCCGGAGCAGCATCCAGCTGACTGTGCTGCTGTGTGAACTGCTCCATGTCGGGGAGCCCT GCTCCGAAACTGCCCAGGACTTTTCACCCATGTTCTTTGGCCAAGACCAGAGCTTCCATGAGCTCTTCTGTGTGAGCATCCAGCTGCTGAATAAGACCTGGAAGGAGATGCGGGCCACTCAGGAAGACTTCGACAAG GTCACGCAAGTGGTGCGGGAGCAGCTGGCCCGCACGCTGGCCCTGAAGCCCAGCTCCCTGGAGCTCTTCCGAACCAAGGTGAATGCGCTCACCTACGGGGAGGTCCTGCGCCTGCGGCAGACAGAGCGGCTGCATCAGGAAGGCACACTGGCccctcccattct ggagcTGCGGGAGAAGCTGAAGCCAGAGCTCATGGGCCTGATCCGCCAGCAGCGTTTGCTCCGCCTCTGCGAGGGGACACTCTTCCGCAAGATCAGCAGCCGACGGCGCCAGG ACAAGCTGTGGTTCTGCTGCCTGTCCCCCAACCACAAGGTGCTGCAGTATGGGGATGTGGAGGAGGGCGTCGGCCCGCCCACCCCCGAGAGCCTGCCTGAGCAGC TCCCTGTGGCCGACATCAGGGCACTGCTGACAGGCAAGGACTGCCCCCACGTCCGGGAGAAGGGCTCGGGAAAGCAGAACAAG GACGTCTGTGAGTTGGCTTTCTCAGTCAGCTATGACCACGGGGAGGAGGAGGCATACCTCAACTTCGTTGCCCCATCCAAACGGGAG GGCTCGGTTCTGTCACCCCTTTCATCAGCCTTCCTGGCCCCCAGAACACCCACCCTCACTCCCCTTCCCAGACTGCAGTGGTCACCAATCACTTGGCTCGTGAG AACATCATCAAAAAGGAACCAGAAAGGTAGAAATGACGCCTAA
- the ELMO3 gene encoding engulfment and cell motility protein 3 isoform X1, translating to MVPPRNVVKIAVQMRDAIPQLIQLDQAKPLATVLKEVCDAWSLPHSERYALQFADGHRRYITENNRTEIKNGSILCLSTAPDLEAERLLRGLQSESCEGRREALQHLVLLAPDMTFTREVISRDGLQRLGSIIEDGDDLGEVLALALRAFLELMEHGVVSWETLSIPFVRKVVCYVNMNLMDASVQPLALGLLESVTLSSPALGQLVKSEVPLDRLLVHLQVMNQQLQTKAMALLTALLQGASAAERKHMLDYLWQRNLRQFIYKVGRTRPGRPFPAPLLVAHTHTRELAVLQHIIHSAAPLGDEMAHHLYVLQALTLGLLEPRMRTPLDPYSQEQREQLQALRQAAFEPEGESLGTGLSADRRRSLCAREFRKLGFSNSNPAQDLERVPPGLLALDNMLYFSRHAPSAYSRFVLENSSREDKHECPFARSSIQLTVLLCELLHVGEPCSETAQDFSPMFFGQDQSFHELFCVSIQLLNKTWKEMRATQEDFDKVTQVVREQLARTLALKPSSLELFRTKVNALTYGEVLRLRQTERLHQEGTLAPPILELREKLKPELMGLIRQQRLLRLCEGTLFRKISSRRRQDKLWFCCLSPNHKVLQYGDVEEGVGPPTPESLPEQLPVADIRALLTGKDCPHVREKGSGKQNKDVCELAFSVSYDHGEEEAYLNFVAPSKREFHLWTDGLSALLGSPMGSEQTRLDLEQLLTMETKLRLLELENVPIPEQPPPVPPPPTNFNFCYDCSIAEP from the exons ATGGTGCCCCCGCGGAATGTAGTGAAGATCGCCGTCCAGATGCGCGACGCCATCCCGCAGCTCATCCAGCTGGACCAG GCAAAACCCCTGGCCACTGTGCTGAAGGAGGTGTGTGACGC GTGGAGCTTGCCTCACTCTGAGCGCTATGCCCTACAGTTTGCTGATGGGCACAGGAGATACATCACTGAGAAC AACCGCACGGAGATCAAGAATGGCAGCATCCTGTGCCTCAGTACTGCCCCA GACCTTGAGGCTGAGCGGTTGTTGCGTGGGCTGCAGAGCGAGAGTTGTGAAGGGCGCCGGGAAGCCCTTCAGCACCTCGTTCTGCTGGCCCCAGACATGACCTTCACCCGGGAAGTCATCAGCCGTGATGGGCTTCAGAGACTAGGCTCCATCATTGAGGATGGGGACGA CCTAGGAGAGGTGCTGGCCCTCGCACTGAGGGCCTTCTTGGAGCTCATGGAGCATGGTGTGGTGTCCTGGGAGACGCTCAGCATCCCCTTTGTTAGGAAG GTGGTGTGCTATGTGAACATGAACCTCATGGATGCATCTGTGCAGCCCCTGGCCCTGGGGTTGCTGGagagtgtgaccttgagcagccctgccctgggccagCTGGTCAAGAGTGAGGTGCCACTGGATAGGCTGCTGGTGCACCTACAGGT GATGAACCAGCAGCTGCAAACCAAGGCCATGGCACTGCTGACAGCTTTGCTGCAGGGGGCCAGCGCTGCTGAACGTAAG CACATGCTTGACTACCTGTGGCAGAGAAACCTTCGCCAGTTCATCTACAAGGTAGGAAGGACCAGGCCAGGCAGACCCTTCCCCGCTCCTCTCCTCGTGGCCCACACTCACACCCGTGAACTGGCTGTTCTCCAGCACATCATCCATAGTGCAGCGCCCCTGGGTGACGAGATGGCTCACCACTTGTACGTACTGCAGGCCCTTACGCTGGGGCTGCTGGAGCCACGCATGCGGACGCCACTGGACCCCTACAGCCAG GAGCAGCGGGAGCAGCTGCAGGCCCTGCGTCAGGCTGCCTTTGAACCGGAGGGGGAGTCCCTGGGCACTGGGCTGAGTGCTGACCGTCGCCGTTCCCTCTGTGCCCGCGAGTTCCGCAAACTGGGCTTCTCT aacAGCAACCCTGCGCAGGACCTGGAGCGCGTGCCCCCTGGCCTGCTGGCCCTGGACAACATGCTCTACTTCTCCAGACACGCGCCCAGCGCCTACAGCCGG TTTGTGTTGGAGAACAGCAGCCGTGAGGACAAGCACGAGTGTCCCTTTGCCCGGAGCAGCATCCAGCTGACTGTGCTGCTGTGTGAACTGCTCCATGTCGGGGAGCCCT GCTCCGAAACTGCCCAGGACTTTTCACCCATGTTCTTTGGCCAAGACCAGAGCTTCCATGAGCTCTTCTGTGTGAGCATCCAGCTGCTGAATAAGACCTGGAAGGAGATGCGGGCCACTCAGGAAGACTTCGACAAG GTCACGCAAGTGGTGCGGGAGCAGCTGGCCCGCACGCTGGCCCTGAAGCCCAGCTCCCTGGAGCTCTTCCGAACCAAGGTGAATGCGCTCACCTACGGGGAGGTCCTGCGCCTGCGGCAGACAGAGCGGCTGCATCAGGAAGGCACACTGGCccctcccattct ggagcTGCGGGAGAAGCTGAAGCCAGAGCTCATGGGCCTGATCCGCCAGCAGCGTTTGCTCCGCCTCTGCGAGGGGACACTCTTCCGCAAGATCAGCAGCCGACGGCGCCAGG ACAAGCTGTGGTTCTGCTGCCTGTCCCCCAACCACAAGGTGCTGCAGTATGGGGATGTGGAGGAGGGCGTCGGCCCGCCCACCCCCGAGAGCCTGCCTGAGCAGC TCCCTGTGGCCGACATCAGGGCACTGCTGACAGGCAAGGACTGCCCCCACGTCCGGGAGAAGGGCTCGGGAAAGCAGAACAAG GACGTCTGTGAGTTGGCTTTCTCAGTCAGCTATGACCACGGGGAGGAGGAGGCATACCTCAACTTCGTTGCCCCATCCAAACGGGAG TTCCACCTGTGGACAGATGGGCTGAGCGCCCTGCTGGGCAGTCCCATGGGCAGTGAGCAGACACGGCTGGACCTGGAGCAGCTGCTGACCATGGAAACCAAGCTGCGGTTGCTGGAGCTGGAAAATGTGCCCATCCCTGAGCAGCCACCCCccgttcccccaccccccaccaactTCAACTTCTGCTACGACTGCAGCATCGCTGAACCTTGA
- the ELMO3 gene encoding engulfment and cell motility protein 3 isoform X3 — protein sequence MVPPRNVVKIAVQMRDAIPQLIQLDQAKPLATVLKEVCDAWSLPHSERYALQFADGHRRYITENNRTEIKNGSILCLSTAPDLEAERLLRGLQSESCEGRREALQHLVLLAPDMTFTREVISRDGLQRLGSIIEDGDDLGEVLALALRAFLELMEHGVVSWETLSIPFVRKVVCYVNMNLMDASVQPLALGLLESVTLSSPALGQLVKSEVPLDRLLVHLQVMNQQLQTKAMALLTALLQGASAAERKHMLDYLWQRNLRQFIYKHIIHSAAPLGDEMAHHLYVLQALTLGLLEPRMRTPLDPYSQEQREQLQALRQAAFEPEGESLGTGLSADRRRSLCAREFRKLGFSNSNPAQDLERVPPGLLALDNMLYFSRHAPSAYSRFVLENSSREDKHECPFARSSIQLTVLLCELLHVGEPCSETAQDFSPMFFGQDQSFHELFCVSIQLLNKTWKEMRATQEDFDKVTQVVREQLARTLALKPSSLELFRTKVNALTYGEVLRLRQTERLHQEGTLAPPILELREKLKPELMGLIRQQRLLRLCEGTLFRKISSRRRQDKLWFCCLSPNHKVLQYGDVEEGVGPPTPESLPEQLPVADIRALLTGKDCPHVREKGSGKQNKDVCELAFSVSYDHGEEEAYLNFVAPSKREFHLWTDGLSALLGSPMGSEQTRLDLEQLLTMETKLRLLELENVPIPEQPPPVPPPPTNFNFCYDCSIAEP from the exons ATGGTGCCCCCGCGGAATGTAGTGAAGATCGCCGTCCAGATGCGCGACGCCATCCCGCAGCTCATCCAGCTGGACCAG GCAAAACCCCTGGCCACTGTGCTGAAGGAGGTGTGTGACGC GTGGAGCTTGCCTCACTCTGAGCGCTATGCCCTACAGTTTGCTGATGGGCACAGGAGATACATCACTGAGAAC AACCGCACGGAGATCAAGAATGGCAGCATCCTGTGCCTCAGTACTGCCCCA GACCTTGAGGCTGAGCGGTTGTTGCGTGGGCTGCAGAGCGAGAGTTGTGAAGGGCGCCGGGAAGCCCTTCAGCACCTCGTTCTGCTGGCCCCAGACATGACCTTCACCCGGGAAGTCATCAGCCGTGATGGGCTTCAGAGACTAGGCTCCATCATTGAGGATGGGGACGA CCTAGGAGAGGTGCTGGCCCTCGCACTGAGGGCCTTCTTGGAGCTCATGGAGCATGGTGTGGTGTCCTGGGAGACGCTCAGCATCCCCTTTGTTAGGAAG GTGGTGTGCTATGTGAACATGAACCTCATGGATGCATCTGTGCAGCCCCTGGCCCTGGGGTTGCTGGagagtgtgaccttgagcagccctgccctgggccagCTGGTCAAGAGTGAGGTGCCACTGGATAGGCTGCTGGTGCACCTACAGGT GATGAACCAGCAGCTGCAAACCAAGGCCATGGCACTGCTGACAGCTTTGCTGCAGGGGGCCAGCGCTGCTGAACGTAAG CACATGCTTGACTACCTGTGGCAGAGAAACCTTCGCCAGTTCATCTACAAG CACATCATCCATAGTGCAGCGCCCCTGGGTGACGAGATGGCTCACCACTTGTACGTACTGCAGGCCCTTACGCTGGGGCTGCTGGAGCCACGCATGCGGACGCCACTGGACCCCTACAGCCAG GAGCAGCGGGAGCAGCTGCAGGCCCTGCGTCAGGCTGCCTTTGAACCGGAGGGGGAGTCCCTGGGCACTGGGCTGAGTGCTGACCGTCGCCGTTCCCTCTGTGCCCGCGAGTTCCGCAAACTGGGCTTCTCT aacAGCAACCCTGCGCAGGACCTGGAGCGCGTGCCCCCTGGCCTGCTGGCCCTGGACAACATGCTCTACTTCTCCAGACACGCGCCCAGCGCCTACAGCCGG TTTGTGTTGGAGAACAGCAGCCGTGAGGACAAGCACGAGTGTCCCTTTGCCCGGAGCAGCATCCAGCTGACTGTGCTGCTGTGTGAACTGCTCCATGTCGGGGAGCCCT GCTCCGAAACTGCCCAGGACTTTTCACCCATGTTCTTTGGCCAAGACCAGAGCTTCCATGAGCTCTTCTGTGTGAGCATCCAGCTGCTGAATAAGACCTGGAAGGAGATGCGGGCCACTCAGGAAGACTTCGACAAG GTCACGCAAGTGGTGCGGGAGCAGCTGGCCCGCACGCTGGCCCTGAAGCCCAGCTCCCTGGAGCTCTTCCGAACCAAGGTGAATGCGCTCACCTACGGGGAGGTCCTGCGCCTGCGGCAGACAGAGCGGCTGCATCAGGAAGGCACACTGGCccctcccattct ggagcTGCGGGAGAAGCTGAAGCCAGAGCTCATGGGCCTGATCCGCCAGCAGCGTTTGCTCCGCCTCTGCGAGGGGACACTCTTCCGCAAGATCAGCAGCCGACGGCGCCAGG ACAAGCTGTGGTTCTGCTGCCTGTCCCCCAACCACAAGGTGCTGCAGTATGGGGATGTGGAGGAGGGCGTCGGCCCGCCCACCCCCGAGAGCCTGCCTGAGCAGC TCCCTGTGGCCGACATCAGGGCACTGCTGACAGGCAAGGACTGCCCCCACGTCCGGGAGAAGGGCTCGGGAAAGCAGAACAAG GACGTCTGTGAGTTGGCTTTCTCAGTCAGCTATGACCACGGGGAGGAGGAGGCATACCTCAACTTCGTTGCCCCATCCAAACGGGAG TTCCACCTGTGGACAGATGGGCTGAGCGCCCTGCTGGGCAGTCCCATGGGCAGTGAGCAGACACGGCTGGACCTGGAGCAGCTGCTGACCATGGAAACCAAGCTGCGGTTGCTGGAGCTGGAAAATGTGCCCATCCCTGAGCAGCCACCCCccgttcccccaccccccaccaactTCAACTTCTGCTACGACTGCAGCATCGCTGAACCTTGA
- the ELMO3 gene encoding engulfment and cell motility protein 3 isoform X6, translated as MVPPRNVVKIAVQMRDAIPQLIQLDQAKPLATVLKEVCDAWSLPHSERYALQFADGHRRYITENNRTEIKNGSILCLSTAPDLEAERLLRGLQSESCEGRREALQHLVLLAPDMTFTREVISRDGLQRLGSIIEDGDDLGEVLALALRAFLELMEHGVVSWETLSIPFVRKVVCYVNMNLMDASVQPLALGLLESVTLSSPALGQLVKSEVPLDRLLVHLQVMNQQLQTKAMALLTALLQGASAAERKHMLDYLWQRNLRQFIYKVGRTRPGRPFPAPLLVAHTHTRELAVLQHIIHSAAPLGDEMAHHLYVLQALTLGLLEPRMRTPLDPYSQEQREQLQALRQAAFEPEGESLGTGLSADRRRSLCAREFRKLGFSNSNPAQDLERVPPGLLALDNMLYFSRHAPSAYSRFVLENSSREDKHECPFARSSIQLTVLLCELLHVGEPCSETAQDFSPMFFGQDQSFHELFCVSIQLLNKTWKEMRATQEDFDKVTQVVREQLARTLALKPSSLELFRTKVNALTYGEVLRLRQTERLHQEGTLAPPILELREKLKPELMGLIRQQRLLRLCEGTLFRKISSRRRQDKLWFCCLSPNHKVLQYGDVEEGVGPPTPESLPEQLPVADIRALLTGKDCPHVREKGSGKQNKDVCELAFSVSYDHGEEEAYLNFVAPSKREMG; from the exons ATGGTGCCCCCGCGGAATGTAGTGAAGATCGCCGTCCAGATGCGCGACGCCATCCCGCAGCTCATCCAGCTGGACCAG GCAAAACCCCTGGCCACTGTGCTGAAGGAGGTGTGTGACGC GTGGAGCTTGCCTCACTCTGAGCGCTATGCCCTACAGTTTGCTGATGGGCACAGGAGATACATCACTGAGAAC AACCGCACGGAGATCAAGAATGGCAGCATCCTGTGCCTCAGTACTGCCCCA GACCTTGAGGCTGAGCGGTTGTTGCGTGGGCTGCAGAGCGAGAGTTGTGAAGGGCGCCGGGAAGCCCTTCAGCACCTCGTTCTGCTGGCCCCAGACATGACCTTCACCCGGGAAGTCATCAGCCGTGATGGGCTTCAGAGACTAGGCTCCATCATTGAGGATGGGGACGA CCTAGGAGAGGTGCTGGCCCTCGCACTGAGGGCCTTCTTGGAGCTCATGGAGCATGGTGTGGTGTCCTGGGAGACGCTCAGCATCCCCTTTGTTAGGAAG GTGGTGTGCTATGTGAACATGAACCTCATGGATGCATCTGTGCAGCCCCTGGCCCTGGGGTTGCTGGagagtgtgaccttgagcagccctgccctgggccagCTGGTCAAGAGTGAGGTGCCACTGGATAGGCTGCTGGTGCACCTACAGGT GATGAACCAGCAGCTGCAAACCAAGGCCATGGCACTGCTGACAGCTTTGCTGCAGGGGGCCAGCGCTGCTGAACGTAAG CACATGCTTGACTACCTGTGGCAGAGAAACCTTCGCCAGTTCATCTACAAGGTAGGAAGGACCAGGCCAGGCAGACCCTTCCCCGCTCCTCTCCTCGTGGCCCACACTCACACCCGTGAACTGGCTGTTCTCCAGCACATCATCCATAGTGCAGCGCCCCTGGGTGACGAGATGGCTCACCACTTGTACGTACTGCAGGCCCTTACGCTGGGGCTGCTGGAGCCACGCATGCGGACGCCACTGGACCCCTACAGCCAG GAGCAGCGGGAGCAGCTGCAGGCCCTGCGTCAGGCTGCCTTTGAACCGGAGGGGGAGTCCCTGGGCACTGGGCTGAGTGCTGACCGTCGCCGTTCCCTCTGTGCCCGCGAGTTCCGCAAACTGGGCTTCTCT aacAGCAACCCTGCGCAGGACCTGGAGCGCGTGCCCCCTGGCCTGCTGGCCCTGGACAACATGCTCTACTTCTCCAGACACGCGCCCAGCGCCTACAGCCGG TTTGTGTTGGAGAACAGCAGCCGTGAGGACAAGCACGAGTGTCCCTTTGCCCGGAGCAGCATCCAGCTGACTGTGCTGCTGTGTGAACTGCTCCATGTCGGGGAGCCCT GCTCCGAAACTGCCCAGGACTTTTCACCCATGTTCTTTGGCCAAGACCAGAGCTTCCATGAGCTCTTCTGTGTGAGCATCCAGCTGCTGAATAAGACCTGGAAGGAGATGCGGGCCACTCAGGAAGACTTCGACAAG GTCACGCAAGTGGTGCGGGAGCAGCTGGCCCGCACGCTGGCCCTGAAGCCCAGCTCCCTGGAGCTCTTCCGAACCAAGGTGAATGCGCTCACCTACGGGGAGGTCCTGCGCCTGCGGCAGACAGAGCGGCTGCATCAGGAAGGCACACTGGCccctcccattct ggagcTGCGGGAGAAGCTGAAGCCAGAGCTCATGGGCCTGATCCGCCAGCAGCGTTTGCTCCGCCTCTGCGAGGGGACACTCTTCCGCAAGATCAGCAGCCGACGGCGCCAGG ACAAGCTGTGGTTCTGCTGCCTGTCCCCCAACCACAAGGTGCTGCAGTATGGGGATGTGGAGGAGGGCGTCGGCCCGCCCACCCCCGAGAGCCTGCCTGAGCAGC TCCCTGTGGCCGACATCAGGGCACTGCTGACAGGCAAGGACTGCCCCCACGTCCGGGAGAAGGGCTCGGGAAAGCAGAACAAG GACGTCTGTGAGTTGGCTTTCTCAGTCAGCTATGACCACGGGGAGGAGGAGGCATACCTCAACTTCGTTGCCCCATCCAAACGGGAG ATGGGCTGA